One stretch of Thermodesulfobacteriota bacterium DNA includes these proteins:
- a CDS encoding DUF3943 domain-containing protein, with protein sequence MKKLVFFPFYFSVLVLFCTNLTLPVHSDPIFGDDEVISMIPANKSVFVDLRDKNSVDLRFRKHSNDKSLEDFSDFLRDSRNVYFTIWIIRIIQVNALDIHNKDQQTFVNPLRWWRNFFGFQNKNRKRGDFELKDGDSFKTNWVAHPAFGAYTYLFYRAKGYNFYTSTLGSFAQSALFEYTIEGVAQSPSIQDLIITPGVGVPLGIILEETSDWLVGRESGFLNAVGYLVNPMKIIVPEQDKVNVGPLISGQVVIGFQW encoded by the coding sequence ATGAAAAAATTAGTGTTTTTTCCTTTTTATTTTAGTGTTTTAGTGCTATTTTGCACTAACTTAACGCTCCCAGTACATTCTGATCCGATTTTTGGTGATGACGAAGTTATATCCATGATTCCGGCCAATAAATCGGTATTTGTTGATCTAAGAGACAAAAACAGTGTTGATTTGCGGTTTAGAAAACACTCAAATGATAAATCATTAGAAGATTTTAGCGATTTTCTTCGTGACTCTAGAAACGTATACTTCACAATTTGGATTATTCGAATAATTCAAGTAAATGCCCTGGATATTCATAATAAAGATCAACAAACCTTTGTTAATCCGCTTAGGTGGTGGAGAAATTTCTTTGGTTTCCAGAATAAAAACCGAAAAAGAGGCGATTTTGAGCTCAAAGACGGAGATAGTTTTAAGACTAACTGGGTAGCGCACCCGGCTTTTGGAGCTTATACATATTTATTCTACAGGGCTAAGGGGTATAACTTCTACACATCTACTTTGGGTTCTTTTGCCCAGAGTGCGCTTTTTGAGTATACAATTGAAGGAGTAGCTCAATCACCGTCTATACAAGATCTTATTATTACACCTGGGGTTGGAGTTCCTTTGGGAATAATTCTTGAAGAAACTTCCGATTGGCTGGTTGGGAGAGAAAGCGGGTTTTTAAATGCTGTTGGTTATCTTGTAAATCCCATGAAAATAATAGTTCCTGAGCAGGATAAAGTAAACGTAGGGCCGCTCATAAGCGGGCAGGTAGTTATAGGGTTTCAATGGTAG
- a CDS encoding M20/M25/M40 family metallo-hydrolase: MNILLSLSTLILFIIISINPANSQHNCNNLTFDDQKIISHIRYLASDELEGRMSGTKGAQEAAEYIVSEFQNAGLKPIGDNGSYYQNFFFTKGISLGTDNSFEIEIEGNNNKLILGNDYNSLSFSTSGEVSEYMVFAGYGISAPELNYDDYEGIDVKGKVVMVLRYTPEGYDINSPFYNYAPLRYKALNAREKGASAIIFVTPYSQEEEPDITKVGLDFSYSDSGIKSLILRRDKAQRVLKAQGKDLKKLEQQLSEKENASFLIPSTIADIKTQIIEERGESSNVIGMIEGSDPELKSEYIFIGAHYDHIGFGKRNSRATNTAKREVHNGADDNASGVAGLIELSKYFSCNKESLKRSLVFIAFSAEELGLIGASNYIDNPKLPLDKTIAMINMDMIGRLEDNKLTVLGVGSSPKWNDLINSANQQFGFELSLDKSGFAPSDQSVFFAKGIPVLHFFTGLHDDYHTPEDDWDKINSKGQQKVLKLMESLISKLATQDIELTFSNEDEPKKGFAKFNIYLGTIPDYSNQTKGVKLMGVKEGSPADSAGLKSEDTIIEYNGVEIRSIYDYVYAVGGSKAGIPTNLVVLRNYKPVSLIIVPEQRQDTNDN, encoded by the coding sequence ATGAATATTTTGCTCTCGTTATCAACACTAATACTTTTTATTATCATTTCAATAAATCCGGCTAATTCACAACATAACTGTAATAATTTAACTTTTGATGATCAGAAAATAATTTCTCACATACGCTATTTAGCATCAGATGAGCTTGAGGGAAGGATGTCGGGAACAAAAGGCGCTCAAGAAGCCGCTGAGTACATTGTCTCCGAATTTCAAAATGCAGGGCTAAAACCGATCGGTGATAATGGCTCTTATTATCAAAATTTCTTCTTCACCAAGGGAATCAGTCTTGGAACCGATAACAGCTTTGAAATTGAAATCGAGGGTAACAATAACAAGCTGATACTAGGCAATGATTATAATTCTCTTAGTTTTTCAACCAGCGGAGAAGTCTCTGAATACATGGTTTTTGCTGGATACGGCATAAGCGCTCCAGAACTGAATTACGATGATTATGAAGGCATAGATGTTAAGGGCAAAGTAGTGATGGTGCTTCGTTATACCCCCGAAGGCTATGATATAAATAGCCCGTTTTATAATTATGCTCCCCTTAGATATAAAGCACTAAACGCAAGGGAAAAAGGAGCAAGCGCAATAATTTTTGTAACGCCTTATTCCCAGGAAGAAGAGCCTGACATCACAAAAGTTGGACTAGACTTTTCCTACTCTGATTCTGGAATAAAATCACTGATTCTTAGAAGAGATAAAGCACAGCGAGTTCTTAAGGCCCAAGGCAAAGATCTCAAAAAGTTAGAACAACAACTCTCTGAAAAAGAGAACGCATCGTTTTTAATTCCCAGTACTATCGCAGATATCAAGACTCAAATAATCGAGGAGAGGGGTGAGAGCTCTAATGTGATTGGAATGATCGAAGGATCAGACCCAGAGCTTAAAAGCGAGTACATATTTATAGGAGCTCACTATGATCATATTGGATTTGGCAAGAGAAACTCAAGGGCGACCAATACAGCAAAAAGAGAAGTACATAACGGCGCTGATGATAATGCCTCAGGGGTAGCAGGTCTTATTGAGCTGTCAAAATATTTCTCTTGTAATAAAGAGTCTCTAAAAAGAAGCCTTGTCTTTATTGCATTTTCCGCCGAAGAGTTAGGTTTGATAGGAGCATCCAACTATATAGATAATCCAAAACTGCCCTTAGATAAAACAATAGCCATGATAAATATGGATATGATTGGGCGGCTTGAAGACAATAAACTCACAGTGCTTGGAGTCGGATCATCCCCCAAATGGAACGATCTGATAAATTCTGCAAACCAACAGTTTGGCTTTGAATTAAGCTTAGACAAATCTGGTTTTGCCCCCAGTGATCAGTCTGTGTTTTTTGCAAAGGGGATACCGGTCCTTCATTTCTTCACCGGGCTTCATGATGATTATCACACGCCAGAAGATGACTGGGACAAAATAAATTCTAAAGGTCAGCAAAAAGTGCTTAAGCTTATGGAATCACTAATAAGCAAATTGGCTACCCAAGATATAGAGCTTACTTTTTCCAACGAAGATGAACCCAAAAAAGGCTTTGCTAAATTCAATATATATCTTGGAACTATCCCTGATTATTCAAATCAGACAAAGGGTGTGAAATTAATGGGTGTGAAAGAGGGCAGCCCTGCCGATAGTGCTGGACTAAAGAGTGAGGATACAATAATTGAATACAACGGGGTTGAGATAAGAAGTATTTACGACTATGTATATGCCGTTGGGGGATCCAAAGCAGGAATCCCGACTAATCTGGTAGTGCTTAGGAATTACAAGCCTGTAAGTTTGATAATCGTTCCCGAGCAAAGACAGGATACAAATGATAATTAG
- a CDS encoding prolipoprotein diacylglyceryl transferase, which translates to MYPTLFTIGDIQVSSFSFMVLIAFLVAYFIGESELKRKGLNSNLADLLLIACVLGGLGGSKLLFLYQNVALSDFFSDPVRYLASGFTFLGGFIGALVLMWFVTQMKRVRFLVVTDAAAPALILAYGVGRIGCLLVGDDYGKPSNLPWAMAFPNGAPPTIVAVHPTQIYDTICMFIFFIILWSIRKRNYPIGWMTAVTLMVLGVQRFMVEFLRSTTPSFVPGFSQAQVISVVLVIIGAVLLYKVSQHEGRGKESTAY; encoded by the coding sequence ATGTACCCAACACTTTTCACAATAGGAGACATACAGGTCTCCTCTTTTTCTTTCATGGTCTTAATTGCCTTTCTAGTTGCATATTTTATTGGGGAATCAGAACTAAAAAGAAAGGGCCTAAACAGCAATCTGGCAGATCTGCTTCTAATTGCCTGTGTTCTTGGCGGCTTGGGCGGATCAAAATTATTGTTCCTATATCAAAATGTTGCGCTTTCAGATTTCTTTTCAGACCCAGTTAGATATCTGGCTTCAGGGTTTACCTTTTTGGGCGGCTTTATAGGGGCACTAGTGTTAATGTGGTTTGTAACACAGATGAAAAGAGTTAGGTTCTTAGTAGTCACAGACGCTGCCGCGCCGGCTCTTATACTCGCGTATGGGGTTGGAAGAATTGGGTGTCTGTTGGTAGGTGATGATTATGGCAAACCCTCTAATCTACCTTGGGCTATGGCTTTTCCTAATGGAGCACCCCCAACTATAGTTGCAGTTCATCCAACTCAAATCTATGACACAATATGCATGTTCATATTTTTTATTATCCTATGGAGCATTAGAAAGAGAAATTATCCAATTGGCTGGATGACAGCCGTTACGCTAATGGTGCTGGGTGTGCAGAGATTTATGGTTGAATTTTTAAGAAGCACTACACCTAGCTTTGTTCCCGGTTTCTCTCAAGCTCAGGTAATATCTGTAGTACTGGTAATAATAGGCGCCGTGCTGTTATACAAAGTGAGTCAGCATGAAGGCCGCGGTAAGGAATCTACCGCCTACTGA
- a CDS encoding flavin reductase family protein, translating into MSIEEGSAVAGAFWANSPVIAITSAWEGKVNGQIAVTAVTSSIVHEIPRLLVGIWKANYTHEFITKSKAFTVHLLRREQISLVRNFGFYTGRDRKKFENLDYEIGVTGSPVLYDAHSYAECRVINAMDGGDMTAFIVSVVDGKLYDAGPWMTLNDFYTDAPQEWIAEYGQKLVQSVSSSMEIINKIDYSAYKP; encoded by the coding sequence ATGAGTATAGAAGAAGGATCAGCAGTTGCCGGAGCATTTTGGGCTAATTCGCCGGTCATAGCAATTACCAGCGCTTGGGAGGGGAAAGTTAACGGGCAAATTGCAGTAACTGCGGTTACATCATCAATTGTGCATGAGATACCAAGGTTATTAGTAGGTATATGGAAAGCCAACTATACACATGAATTTATTACAAAAAGCAAAGCCTTCACAGTGCACCTGTTGAGAAGAGAGCAGATCAGCCTCGTAAGGAACTTTGGATTCTACACCGGTCGAGACAGAAAAAAGTTTGAAAATTTAGACTATGAAATTGGTGTTACTGGAAGCCCCGTCTTATATGACGCACATTCATACGCAGAGTGTAGAGTGATAAACGCAATGGACGGTGGGGACATGACTGCATTTATAGTAAGCGTTGTGGACGGAAAGTTATATGATGCTGGTCCGTGGATGACTCTTAACGATTTCTATACTGATGCACCGCAGGAATGGATCGCAGAGTATGGACAAAAATTGGTACAATCCGTGTCATCTTCAATGGAGATTATAAACAAGATTGATTATTCCGCCTATAAGCCCTAA